In the Chroococcidiopsis sp. SAG 2025 genome, one interval contains:
- a CDS encoding TolC family protein — MKQQHLFLVRNFCSSLAVALLATELIKIEPAPAIASETPSVNSAIAMKSEPSKTQSIKATKQAYLQANGSFRHSQASVLLSKQEIGSRESVGAGFQTRPYGSRDRSSKRQPLTVNRQIPNTKYQIPTTVSQQPATNNQQPTTKPRPAQPPANSQLNDRKAQIPSYLNPNPNPLRFPTKPEDVQVVGAQPITFQQALDLVQRNSTQLREARLNVERSQAQLRQALAAEYPTLNLGADVTNTGDFLFSEEPEQSPIQEAISGPIDSNNTRVIGNLSLNYRLFTSGLRPANIRAAEEQLRFNRLDLERTQEELRLNVANDYYELQRADENVRIQRSSVNNAQASLRDAQALEQAGVGTRFAVLQAQVQLAQATQRLTDALSQQRIARRQIATRINLNDSIVVTAADPVAVAGQWNFSLEDSIVLAFRNRAELEQQLAQRNISEQQRRAALAELGPQISLTARYNLSDTFDDGTNFRDGYSLGGDLSLSLFDGGAARARARQEEADIAIAETNFAGQRNQIRFEVEQAFSQLQSNLENIQTTSVALEQSREALRLARLRFQAGVGTQTEVIDAEDDLTQAEGDRVNAILNYNRALAQIQRSISSGQQR; from the coding sequence GTGAAACAACAGCATTTATTTCTAGTGCGTAACTTCTGTTCGAGTCTAGCTGTAGCACTCTTAGCAACAGAGCTAATTAAGATCGAACCAGCACCAGCGATCGCGAGCGAAACTCCATCTGTCAATAGCGCGATCGCTATGAAATCTGAACCTAGTAAAACTCAGTCAATTAAAGCTACCAAACAAGCTTACCTGCAAGCAAATGGCTCGTTCCGTCACTCTCAAGCTTCGGTTCTCTTGTCAAAACAGGAAATCGGGAGTCGGGAGTCGGTAGGAGCGGGTTTCCAAACCCGCCCGTACGGGAGTCGGGATAGGAGCAGCAAACGTCAACCGTTAACCGTCAACCGTCAAATACCAAATACCAAATACCAAATACCAACAACTGTCAGCCAACAACCAGCAACCAATAACCAACAACCAACAACCAAACCTAGACCAGCCCAGCCGCCTGCTAATTCTCAGTTAAACGATCGCAAGGCTCAAATACCTAGTTATCTCAATCCCAATCCCAATCCGCTGCGATTTCCCACGAAACCAGAAGATGTGCAGGTTGTGGGCGCTCAACCAATTACTTTCCAGCAGGCTTTAGACCTAGTACAGCGCAATAGCACGCAACTGCGAGAAGCAAGGCTGAACGTAGAACGGAGTCAAGCACAGCTGCGGCAGGCTTTAGCAGCAGAGTATCCTACCTTGAATCTAGGTGCTGATGTAACGAATACAGGTGATTTTCTTTTCAGCGAGGAGCCGGAACAATCGCCTATCCAGGAAGCTATTAGCGGTCCAATTGATAGTAATAATACTCGGGTGATTGGCAATTTATCGTTAAACTACAGATTGTTTACTTCTGGTTTACGTCCTGCTAACATTCGCGCTGCCGAAGAACAGTTGCGTTTTAATCGGTTAGATTTAGAACGGACGCAAGAAGAACTGCGCCTCAACGTTGCCAACGATTATTACGAATTGCAACGAGCTGATGAGAACGTAAGGATTCAGCGATCTTCTGTAAATAATGCCCAGGCAAGTTTACGCGATGCCCAAGCCTTAGAACAAGCTGGGGTAGGAACTCGCTTTGCCGTCCTCCAAGCTCAAGTGCAGTTGGCGCAGGCTACCCAAAGATTAACCGATGCCTTAAGCCAGCAACGAATTGCCCGCCGTCAAATTGCGACGCGAATTAATTTAAACGACTCCATCGTAGTTACGGCTGCCGATCCGGTAGCAGTTGCCGGACAGTGGAACTTTTCCTTAGAAGACAGTATCGTACTAGCTTTTAGAAATCGTGCCGAACTAGAACAGCAATTAGCACAGCGTAATATTAGCGAACAACAGAGGCGTGCTGCCTTAGCTGAATTAGGACCCCAAATCAGTCTCACTGCCCGATATAACCTAAGCGATACATTTGACGATGGCACAAACTTTCGAGATGGCTACTCTTTAGGAGGAGACTTAAGCTTAAGTTTATTTGATGGTGGAGCGGCAAGAGCAAGAGCTAGGCAGGAAGAGGCGGATATTGCGATCGCTGAAACTAATTTTGCCGGACAGCGTAACCAAATTCGCTTTGAAGTAGAACAAGCTTTCTCTCAGTTGCAGTCTAACTTAGAAAATATTCAAACAACCTCTGTTGCTTTAGAACAATCGCGGGAAGCGCTGCGATTGGCACGCCTCAGATTTCAAGCAGGTGTAGGGACGCAAACAGAAGTGATTGATGCTGAGGATGACTTAACTCAAGCGGAAGGCGATAGAGTCAATGCGATTCTAAACTACAACCGCGCCTTAGCTCAGATTCAACGCTCGATTAGCTCTGGTCAGCAACGCTGA
- a CDS encoding HlyD family secretion protein, with translation MWIFLPTRRNHVSSSALIRINLYAHRNSTGSLLLVPQLKSVLSLWRRLLSRAYGLAESQARLRNYSSCQNTTNFTLEPKRSRRCCAQTGSSTRKSERIANHHQEDLMSLSPEIASARKPETEISRAWMFKMLRLGFIVSVGSVAATFVWKNYTQVESRQAFVNAEIIDVRNPIAGNLMLDSLQAGQWLTAGKAIGRVENLRQVAELEVKQQELKSRLQVTQQKQRGIQQQISDRRRQLAQFASEVTAQKQLDGVFAQQQVEAAQSELDRATVATQTAKVDAERAQELLEAGIVPPATAEKDFLRYEQAQAEEKKAQALLAQAQQRFRAAQAGLQIDGSRTLSYSEIRQREINTEIADLQRQAVQMRVEARTAELELAKLIQQTRLNKVVVISAPTTGAVWSVDAKGGEYLASSTPVLRVLNCQNRWVDAFFSEDSTKNLTPGMTVQVRLLGGGDRFIPGKIESLRSGSGRVATGYDVAVPPPESTQKQVAVRINLDWSAAPNAVNFCDVGRSAEVRFPKRLTLAGM, from the coding sequence TTGTGGATTTTTCTCCCTACACGCCGAAACCACGTCTCATCAAGCGCTCTAATCAGAATTAACTTATATGCACACCGTAATAGTACGGGTTCGTTGCTGCTTGTCCCGCAACTGAAATCGGTACTTTCACTGTGGAGGAGGCTGCTGAGTCGCGCTTATGGTTTGGCTGAATCGCAAGCTCGTTTGCGAAATTACAGTAGCTGCCAGAATACTACCAACTTTACCTTGGAGCCGAAGCGATCGCGTCGGTGTTGCGCTCAAACAGGCTCTAGTACCAGGAAATCCGAACGAATTGCTAACCACCACCAAGAGGATCTCATGAGTTTATCTCCTGAAATTGCGTCTGCCCGCAAACCAGAGACAGAAATATCGCGGGCTTGGATGTTCAAAATGTTGCGACTGGGTTTTATTGTCAGCGTCGGTAGTGTTGCAGCTACTTTTGTTTGGAAGAACTATACCCAAGTTGAGAGCCGCCAAGCTTTTGTGAATGCCGAAATTATCGACGTGCGTAACCCCATTGCTGGAAATTTAATGCTCGACAGCCTCCAAGCTGGACAGTGGCTTACCGCAGGTAAGGCGATCGGACGAGTCGAAAACTTGCGTCAAGTCGCCGAACTCGAAGTCAAACAGCAAGAACTCAAATCGCGCCTGCAAGTCACCCAGCAAAAACAACGGGGCATTCAACAACAGATTAGCGATCGCCGCCGTCAATTGGCACAATTTGCATCTGAAGTTACAGCCCAGAAACAACTCGATGGCGTGTTTGCTCAGCAGCAGGTTGAAGCAGCCCAAAGCGAACTCGATCGCGCCACTGTTGCCACTCAAACTGCTAAAGTTGATGCCGAGCGCGCCCAGGAGTTGTTAGAGGCTGGGATCGTTCCCCCGGCTACAGCCGAAAAAGATTTTCTCCGCTACGAACAAGCGCAAGCTGAGGAAAAAAAAGCGCAGGCGCTTCTAGCTCAAGCACAACAGCGATTTAGAGCTGCTCAAGCCGGATTGCAAATTGACGGTTCCCGCACTTTGAGCTATTCCGAGATTCGCCAAAGGGAAATTAATACCGAAATTGCCGACTTACAACGCCAAGCAGTCCAAATGCGCGTAGAAGCGCGAACCGCCGAGCTAGAACTAGCAAAACTGATCCAGCAGACCCGATTGAATAAAGTTGTGGTAATTTCCGCCCCGACTACGGGCGCTGTGTGGTCTGTTGATGCCAAAGGTGGAGAGTATCTTGCTTCGAGTACTCCGGTGCTGCGGGTTTTGAATTGTCAAAATCGCTGGGTGGATGCTTTCTTCTCGGAAGATAGTACGAAAAATCTCACCCCAGGAATGACTGTACAAGTGCGTTTGTTGGGAGGAGGCGATCGCTTCATACCAGGCAAAATTGAATCGCTCCGCAGTGGTTCGGGACGGGTCGCTACAGGCTACGATGTCGCCGTTCCACCTCCAGAAAGCACCCAAAAGCAAGTTGCAGTCAGAATCAATCTTGATTGGTCTGCGGCTCCCAATGCCGTTAATTTTTGCGATGTCGGACGCAGTGCCGAGGTTCGCTTTCCCAAGCGTCTCACTCTAGCGGGGATGTAG
- a CDS encoding glycosyltransferase produces MRFRSSWYNHTERVLIVIALILVGIWSTQQLNWLDLMAELLNFWQWGKGFFANVVSSLHVLLFPSVLGVAAATIAIHAFPSSPPVWVRVAVSSIVALLGLRYLTWRLFITLNFSDFWNGSLSLLFLAIDIAGFVVCVASLCHMSFITNRSPQADRLSKAVIAGTYCPWVDVWIPTYNEPVELLRRTIIGCQAMDYANKRVYLLDDKRRPAMRSLAEELGCVYICRPDNRHAKAGNLNHAMKQTQGELIVSFDADFIPTREFLTRTVGFFQDPQVALVQTPQTFYNGDPIKHNLGLGGILTNDQDLFFRLVQSGRDTFNCVICCGSSFIMRRHAVEKVGGIPTETLCEDLLTSVKLQAAKYKVLYLNEALSAGASAENIGGYIDQRIRWGQGTLQTLFCSLNPLTMPGLNLVQRCFYLIGILGWLLTGLQIFSLFVPLGFLVLGLMPLKAQMNELLFFWLPYYLINLTVFAWLNGSKRSSLWADVYANITCFPLALMTVKTLINPFGKGFKVTPKGVDARGVAVNWQVAYPLIFTLGLYVIALAVHLFGLQWEGKPASPGFSIFWGIYNACVLAIAIQVAIDVPQEVLSLSFPHQLACQLILGDRIIDGNTVEISQKRAKIQLDSFPTNYPSDTISHIDIPFLELKTLALISLPNRTDKNGTKIEIEFVSLTLEQERRLIEFLFCRPGQWQETPVSEFKSFWALITSVFRLYPLAETQRVNSNAITTSIKS; encoded by the coding sequence ATGCGCTTTAGATCTTCCTGGTATAACCACACAGAACGAGTGCTGATAGTCATAGCACTGATCTTGGTAGGAATTTGGTCAACTCAACAACTCAACTGGTTAGATTTAATGGCTGAGTTGCTGAATTTTTGGCAGTGGGGCAAGGGATTTTTTGCTAATGTGGTTAGTTCCCTGCACGTTCTCCTCTTTCCTTCCGTGCTGGGTGTAGCTGCTGCCACGATCGCGATTCATGCTTTTCCCAGTTCTCCGCCAGTTTGGGTAAGGGTGGCTGTTTCTAGCATAGTGGCGCTGCTGGGCTTACGTTACTTGACTTGGCGGTTATTTATCACGCTGAACTTCAGCGATTTTTGGAACGGTAGCCTCAGCCTGTTGTTTTTGGCGATCGATATTGCGGGATTTGTGGTCTGTGTTGCTTCTTTGTGCCACATGAGTTTTATTACCAACCGTTCCCCCCAGGCAGATCGCTTGTCAAAAGCCGTGATTGCTGGGACTTACTGCCCTTGGGTAGACGTGTGGATTCCGACTTATAACGAACCAGTAGAACTGTTGCGACGGACAATCATCGGCTGTCAGGCGATGGATTATGCCAATAAGCGGGTGTATTTGTTGGATGATAAGCGCCGTCCGGCAATGCGATCGCTAGCCGAGGAATTAGGTTGCGTTTACATCTGTCGTCCTGACAATCGCCATGCCAAAGCAGGTAATCTCAACCATGCCATGAAACAAACTCAAGGGGAATTAATTGTTTCCTTTGATGCCGATTTTATTCCAACCCGCGAATTCCTCACTCGTACGGTAGGGTTTTTTCAAGACCCGCAAGTTGCTTTAGTCCAAACTCCCCAAACTTTCTATAATGGCGATCCGATCAAGCACAACTTAGGTTTAGGTGGAATTTTAACCAACGATCAAGATTTATTTTTTCGCCTAGTTCAATCTGGTAGAGATACTTTTAACTGCGTCATTTGTTGCGGTTCTTCTTTCATCATGCGCCGTCACGCTGTGGAGAAAGTTGGTGGTATTCCTACAGAGACTCTTTGCGAAGATCTTTTAACTTCCGTCAAACTTCAAGCAGCAAAATACAAGGTTTTATATTTAAATGAAGCTTTATCTGCCGGAGCTTCAGCCGAAAATATTGGTGGCTACATCGATCAGCGAATTCGGTGGGGACAAGGAACGCTACAAACTCTATTTTGTTCCCTTAATCCTTTAACCATGCCAGGGCTTAATTTAGTTCAGCGCTGCTTTTATCTGATTGGCATTTTAGGCTGGCTTTTGACTGGTTTGCAGATATTTTCTTTATTTGTACCTTTGGGATTTCTTGTATTAGGATTAATGCCTTTAAAAGCCCAAATGAACGAATTACTTTTCTTTTGGTTACCCTATTATTTAATCAACTTAACTGTATTTGCTTGGTTAAATGGCAGCAAGCGATCGTCTTTGTGGGCTGATGTTTATGCCAACATTACTTGCTTTCCTTTGGCATTAATGACTGTTAAAACATTGATTAATCCTTTTGGAAAAGGTTTTAAAGTCACGCCTAAAGGTGTAGATGCTCGCGGGGTAGCTGTAAACTGGCAAGTTGCTTATCCGCTGATTTTCACTCTAGGATTGTACGTCATTGCTCTCGCCGTGCATCTATTTGGTTTGCAGTGGGAAGGTAAACCAGCAAGTCCAGGGTTTAGTATTTTTTGGGGAATTTATAATGCTTGCGTGTTAGCGATCGCCATTCAAGTTGCGATCGACGTACCTCAAGAAGTTTTATCTCTCAGTTTTCCCCATCAACTTGCTTGTCAGCTAATTTTAGGCGATCGCATTATTGATGGTAATACGGTTGAAATATCACAGAAAAGGGCAAAGATTCAGCTTGACTCATTTCCGACAAATTACCCTTCAGATACGATTAGCCACATTGATATTCCATTTCTAGAACTGAAAACATTAGCTCTAATTTCTCTTCCCAATCGTACAGATAAGAATGGCACGAAAATAGAAATAGAATTCGTGAGTTTGACCTTAGAACAAGAGCGACGACTGATAGAATTTCTTTTCTGTCGTCCCGGTCAATGGCAAGAGACTCCCGTAAGTGAATTCAAATCTTTTTGGGCGTTAATTACCTCTGTATTTCGTTTATATCCCTTAGCTGAAACTCAGAGAGTTAATAGCAACGCTATAACTACCTCAATTAAGTCGTAA
- a CDS encoding glycoside hydrolase family 26 protein — protein MSARTYFFCLTIALTIYLLPLQATTNKLLLGVYYGNNGWEMDRLQAMEKWQDKQHTTIALFANWCDSTTDLDNLFGQQLVKIWGDRHVPSITWEPFSCNASATPSDIEVKIANGDLDSYINRWADRMKTFLSGADGIYNTQDDRRAYIRLAHEMNGNWYPWSAAQGTRPTDYVRMWRHVKSLFFNKGMHRTHLQWIWCVNATDVGNYKAESFYPGNNYVDWVGIDGYNWGQTQAWSQWQDPAQVFGNMLHRLHRITSKPVAIGEMATTTTTTAGNQIAAKSQWITKIFKYTHSHNIKAIAWFNQDKETDWAVFGGDRGDSTFVNNGKTYKTYSAYKLAIRDRSWISANTKNLRLITDAEFAGL, from the coding sequence ATGTCAGCTAGGACTTACTTTTTCTGTCTGACGATCGCCCTAACAATTTATTTGCTACCCCTGCAAGCTACTACCAATAAACTGCTATTAGGCGTGTATTACGGTAACAATGGCTGGGAAATGGATCGGTTGCAAGCAATGGAAAAATGGCAAGATAAGCAGCATACTACGATCGCGCTGTTTGCTAACTGGTGTGATTCTACTACCGATCTGGATAACTTATTTGGACAACAACTGGTCAAAATTTGGGGCGATCGCCACGTACCTTCAATTACTTGGGAACCATTTTCTTGCAATGCTTCCGCCACTCCCAGCGATATTGAAGTAAAAATTGCCAATGGCGATCTCGACTCATACATAAATCGATGGGCGGACAGGATGAAAACCTTTCTCAGTGGTGCAGACGGCATTTATAATACTCAGGACGATCGCCGCGCTTACATTCGTCTCGCTCACGAAATGAATGGCAACTGGTATCCTTGGAGTGCAGCTCAAGGCACACGACCGACTGATTATGTCCGTATGTGGCGACATGTCAAAAGTCTATTCTTCAACAAAGGTATGCATCGCACCCATTTGCAATGGATCTGGTGCGTCAATGCAACAGATGTAGGTAACTATAAAGCTGAGTCGTTTTATCCAGGCAACAACTATGTAGATTGGGTAGGAATTGACGGCTACAACTGGGGTCAAACTCAAGCCTGGTCTCAGTGGCAAGATCCAGCACAAGTGTTTGGCAATATGCTCCACCGCTTGCATCGCATCACATCTAAACCTGTAGCGATTGGTGAGATGGCGACTACGACAACTACCACTGCTGGCAACCAGATCGCAGCTAAATCTCAGTGGATTACCAAGATTTTTAAGTACACCCACAGCCACAATATCAAAGCGATCGCCTGGTTCAATCAAGACAAAGAAACAGATTGGGCTGTTTTTGGTGGCGATCGCGGTGACAGTACATTTGTCAATAATGGTAAGACTTACAAAACTTATTCTGCCTACAAGTTAGCTATTCGCGATCGCAGTTGGATCTCTGCTAATACAAAAAATCTCCGCCTGATTACAGATGCAGAGTTTGCTGGTTTGTAG
- a CDS encoding low temperature-induced protein, with protein sequence MRSVRFNLSALRPVRILFAICVSALLVFSQALPAFSAPVNPGGSPTAPQQGEAQLRGIEKEAQEAVLKDPYSRKETQTKAQEGLNEVQGAADLNKMSRPENAKATSVEDKLKNALESVTGKD encoded by the coding sequence ATGCGCTCTGTTCGATTCAATTTATCTGCGTTGCGCCCAGTTCGCATTTTATTTGCTATCTGTGTCAGCGCGTTGCTAGTATTCTCTCAAGCGCTTCCCGCTTTCAGCGCTCCTGTCAATCCCGGTGGTAGCCCCACTGCTCCCCAGCAAGGTGAAGCTCAGCTAAGAGGCATTGAGAAAGAAGCTCAAGAAGCAGTTCTCAAAGATCCTTACTCCCGTAAAGAAACGCAAACCAAAGCTCAAGAAGGACTTAATGAAGTTCAAGGAGCTGCTGACTTAAACAAGATGAGTCGTCCAGAAAATGCTAAAGCAACCTCAGTAGAAGACAAACTGAAAAATGCTTTGGAATCAGTTACTGGTAAAGACTAA
- a CDS encoding ABC transporter permease: protein MASSKLSLTSGRQWLTGLASSETFIYIIKRLAQALLTLLLASALSFFIIQLAPGDYLDTLRQNPKISPERIEQLRQQFGLDRPWIEQYFRWLWRIVTQGDFGTSFVYQRSVSSLLWERVGATLLLAISSLIVTWAIAIPLGIVAAVKQNQWSDRVLQVISYTGQGFPSFITALLLLIFAQNVSPLFPVGDMTSINHADLTPLGKILDVGWHMILPTIALSITSFAGLQRIARGELLDVLRQDYIQTARAKGLPENRVIYVHALRNAINPLITILGFELAGLLSGAFIAEFFFNWPGLGRLILQAVLAQDLYLVMASLVMGAVMLIVGNLIADLLLKVADPRIKLENP from the coding sequence ATGGCTTCTAGTAAACTTTCATTAACATCTGGTCGGCAGTGGCTGACGGGGTTAGCCTCAAGTGAAACATTTATTTATATTATCAAGCGGCTAGCCCAAGCCCTCTTGACATTATTACTAGCATCTGCATTGTCATTCTTTATTATTCAACTTGCTCCAGGAGATTATTTGGATACGCTACGGCAAAACCCCAAAATTTCACCCGAACGGATCGAGCAATTGCGACAACAGTTTGGATTAGACCGTCCGTGGATCGAACAGTATTTCCGGTGGTTGTGGCGGATTGTGACTCAAGGTGATTTTGGTACGAGTTTCGTCTATCAGCGTTCCGTGTCTTCTTTGTTATGGGAGCGGGTTGGAGCCACCTTACTACTGGCAATTTCATCTTTAATTGTCACCTGGGCGATCGCCATTCCTTTAGGAATTGTCGCCGCCGTGAAGCAAAATCAGTGGAGCGATCGCGTTTTACAAGTTATCAGCTACACCGGACAAGGATTTCCCAGCTTCATCACTGCCTTGTTACTCCTCATCTTCGCTCAAAACGTCTCTCCCCTATTTCCCGTAGGAGACATGACGAGTATCAACCACGCCGATCTCACGCCTCTAGGTAAAATCCTCGATGTTGGCTGGCACATGATCTTACCCACCATAGCTTTAAGTATTACCAGCTTTGCAGGCTTGCAACGGATCGCTCGTGGCGAACTCCTCGACGTACTCCGTCAAGATTATATTCAAACTGCCCGCGCTAAGGGACTACCAGAAAACCGCGTGATCTACGTCCACGCTTTGCGTAACGCCATCAATCCCCTAATCACCATCTTAGGATTTGAACTGGCTGGGTTGTTAAGCGGTGCGTTTATTGCCGAATTCTTCTTCAACTGGCCTGGATTAGGGCGCTTAATTTTGCAAGCAGTCTTAGCTCAAGATTTGTATCTCGTCATGGCAAGCTTGGTCATGGGAGCCGTAATGTTAATTGTTGGTAACTTAATTGCCGACCTGCTACTCAAAGTCGCCGATCCCCGGATTAAGTTGGAGAATCCCTAA
- a CDS encoding response regulator transcription factor yields MSPRLLLVDDEPGLREAVKDYLEESGFVVQVASNAREGWDLLQQNTPDLVISDIMMPQVDGYQFLKQMREDPRFKRLPVVFLTAKGMTTDRIQGYNSGVDAYIPKPFDPDELVAIVENLLDRRPVSQPLAEGEAPDIAELANQIAQIKAMLTQRSAINTTPAPIKIDLTPREQSVLNLVTEGLMNKEIARRLQTSVRNVEKYVSRLFSKTGTNSRTELVRFALEHGLIE; encoded by the coding sequence ATGTCACCACGTCTTTTACTAGTCGATGATGAACCTGGATTGCGGGAAGCCGTCAAGGACTACTTAGAAGAAAGCGGTTTTGTCGTGCAGGTTGCAAGTAATGCCCGCGAAGGTTGGGATTTATTGCAGCAAAATACTCCTGACTTGGTGATTTCAGATATCATGATGCCCCAGGTAGACGGCTATCAATTCCTGAAGCAAATGCGAGAAGATCCTCGCTTCAAACGCCTACCAGTGGTATTTTTGACTGCTAAGGGGATGACAACCGATCGCATTCAGGGCTATAACTCTGGTGTAGATGCCTATATTCCCAAGCCTTTCGATCCCGATGAGTTGGTGGCAATTGTTGAAAACTTATTAGACCGTCGCCCCGTCAGTCAACCCTTAGCAGAAGGCGAAGCCCCCGACATCGCTGAATTAGCCAATCAAATCGCTCAAATTAAGGCAATGCTAACTCAGCGTAGTGCAATTAATACGACTCCCGCCCCAATAAAAATCGATCTAACACCGCGAGAACAAAGCGTCTTGAATTTGGTGACAGAAGGATTGATGAACAAAGAAATCGCTCGCCGCCTGCAAACGAGCGTCCGTAACGTAGAAAAATACGTCAGCCGCCTTTTTAGCAAAACTGGTACAAATAGCCGTACTGAATTAGTTCGGTTTGCCCTAGAACATGGCTTGATTGAGTAG
- a CDS encoding cation diffusion facilitator family transporter has translation MILDNRSVVRKVLLITLLLNLFVMALKATIGWWTGSLSLLADALHSITDSANNVLGLITSRFSSPRPDRDHPYGHQKFEAVGALGIAAFLGIACFEILQGAIERIFNGIQPVKITESELWLLLIVLGVNIFVTFYERREGQRVGSPILIADAKHTMSDVWVTITVLAGLIGIWQGRVLNLPQLQWLDIILAFPVALLVFWSGWQVIKENLPWLVDEIAIAPEAIHAIAMSVPGVVNCHDIASRGLLGRQVFIEMHLIVDAVDVDTAHRITEAVEAKLEEKFSPVRVLIHVEPPEYKSNSISFDEEREQGAHEQGAETSG, from the coding sequence ATGATTTTAGACAATCGTTCCGTAGTTCGTAAGGTTTTACTGATAACTTTATTGCTCAACTTATTTGTGATGGCGTTGAAAGCCACAATAGGTTGGTGGACGGGTTCGCTCAGTTTACTAGCCGATGCCTTGCATAGTATCACGGATAGCGCCAATAACGTTTTAGGATTAATTACCAGTCGCTTTTCTTCTCCCCGACCAGATCGAGATCATCCCTACGGGCATCAAAAATTTGAAGCTGTAGGAGCTTTAGGCATAGCTGCCTTTTTGGGCATTGCTTGCTTTGAAATTTTACAAGGAGCGATCGAGCGAATTTTTAATGGGATTCAGCCAGTAAAAATTACTGAATCAGAGTTGTGGTTGCTACTGATTGTCTTGGGGGTGAATATTTTCGTGACTTTTTACGAACGTCGCGAGGGTCAAAGGGTAGGCAGTCCGATTTTGATTGCCGATGCCAAACACACTATGAGCGATGTGTGGGTGACGATTACCGTGTTGGCAGGATTGATTGGTATTTGGCAGGGACGAGTTTTAAATCTGCCTCAACTTCAATGGTTAGACATAATTTTGGCGTTTCCCGTTGCCTTATTAGTGTTTTGGAGTGGTTGGCAGGTGATTAAAGAAAATTTACCTTGGTTGGTCGATGAAATCGCGATCGCCCCCGAAGCAATCCACGCGATCGCCATGTCCGTACCTGGGGTGGTTAACTGTCACGATATCGCCTCCCGTGGTTTACTAGGGCGACAAGTCTTTATTGAAATGCATTTAATTGTCGATGCTGTTGATGTGGATACTGCCCATCGGATTACTGAAGCCGTAGAAGCCAAACTGGAAGAGAAATTTAGCCCCGTGAGGGTTTTAATTCACGTTGAGCCACCTGAATACAAGTCAAATAGTATTAGCTTTGATGAGGAAAGGGAGCAGGGAGCGCACGAGCAGGGAGCAGAGACTAGTGGCTAG
- a CDS encoding cation diffusion facilitator family transporter, which produces MGNDNRVAVRKVLLVTLLLTLSVTILKAILAWWTGSLSLFSDALHSVTDSSNNILGLVANNLSSPEPDRDHPYGHQKFEAIGALGIAGFISIAGFEILQTAIERMLKGAELVKVSAPELWLLLIVLGVNIFLAYYEDGEGQRLGSPILIADAKHTMSDGWITLTVLTGLIGVWQGQELGIPLLPWLDVILAFPVAFLVFSSSWEVLKENLPWLVDEIAIAPEEIHAIAMSVPGVINCHDIASRGVVGRQVFIEMHLVIYSSDIETAHYIAEEVEARLRERYGSVRVAIRVEPHNCQSDQISYESATD; this is translated from the coding sequence ATGGGAAATGATAACCGTGTAGCAGTGAGGAAGGTATTGCTCGTTACCCTACTGCTGACTTTGAGCGTGACAATACTCAAAGCAATCCTGGCTTGGTGGACTGGTTCTCTCAGCCTGTTTTCGGATGCTTTACACAGCGTGACAGATAGTAGCAACAACATTTTGGGGCTAGTTGCCAATAACCTATCTTCTCCAGAACCGGATCGCGATCATCCTTACGGACATCAAAAATTTGAAGCAATAGGAGCTTTGGGAATCGCGGGTTTTATTAGCATTGCAGGTTTTGAAATTTTACAAACAGCTATAGAGCGAATGCTCAAAGGTGCAGAGTTAGTTAAGGTTTCTGCACCAGAATTGTGGTTGTTGCTGATCGTATTGGGCGTGAATATTTTTCTTGCCTATTACGAGGATGGCGAAGGGCAACGATTAGGCAGTCCGATTTTGATTGCTGATGCTAAACATACGATGAGCGATGGGTGGATTACGCTCACGGTATTGACGGGATTAATTGGCGTTTGGCAGGGACAGGAATTGGGTATTCCTTTACTACCGTGGCTTGATGTAATTTTGGCGTTTCCCGTCGCTTTTTTAGTATTTAGCAGTAGCTGGGAAGTCTTGAAAGAAAATTTACCTTGGTTAGTCGATGAAATCGCGATCGCGCCTGAAGAAATTCACGCGATCGCCATGTCCGTACCAGGAGTCATCAACTGTCATGATATCGCCTCCCGTGGCGTAGTTGGTCGGCAAGTTTTTATTGAAATGCATTTAGTCATCTACTCTTCTGACATCGAAACCGCCCACTACATAGCCGAAGAAGTAGAAGCACGGTTGCGAGAACGATACGGTTCGGTCAGAGTCGCCATCCGCGTCGAACCGCACAATTGTCAATCCGACCAAATTAGCTACGAGTCAGCAACAGACTAA